The genomic region TAAGCTCCTCGCGCACCTCGCCGAGCACCGGATCCCGCTGGAGGTCTGCCCCACCTCCAACATCGCCACCCGCGCGGTCCGCACCCTCGACGAGCACCCCATGAAGGAGTTCGTACGGGCAGGCGTCGTCGTCACCGTCAACTCCGACGACCCGCCGATGTTCGGCACCGACCTCAACAACGAGTACGCGGTCGCCGCCCGCCTCCTCGACCTCGACGAGCGGGGTCTCGCCGGGCTCGCGAAGAACGCCGTCGAGGTCTCCTTCCTCGACGACACCGGCAAGGCGAAGCTCGCCGCGGAGATCGACACGTACACCACTGCCTGGCTCGCTCCCTGACCCAGCACAATGGGCCCATGCGTACCGTGACAGCCGTGGCCCACCGCGGCGACCCCTACCGCGTCCGCGAGAACACGATCGACTCGCTGCGTTCCGCACTCCAACGGGGCGCGGACGCCGTGGAGTTCGACGTCCGGCTCACCCGTGACGGCGTGCCCGTGCTGCTGCACGACGACTCGCTGAAGCGGCTGTGGGAGCAGGACCGGCCGCTGCGGTCGCTCTCCTGGGACGAGGTGCGGGGCCTCACTTCCGGCGGTGTTCCCACGCTGGAGGAGGCCCTGAAGGCGACGGACGACGGCCGGCTCATGATCGATCTGCCGGGTCCGGCGGACGCGCGTGCCGTCCGCCGGATCGTCGGCGTCATCCGTGACTTCGGTGCCGAGGAGCGCGTGT from Streptomyces sp. NBC_00878 harbors:
- a CDS encoding glycerophosphodiester phosphodiesterase, whose protein sequence is MRTVTAVAHRGDPYRVRENTIDSLRSALQRGADAVEFDVRLTRDGVPVLLHDDSLKRLWEQDRPLRSLSWDEVRGLTSGGVPTLEEALKATDDGRLMIDLPGPADARAVRRIVGVIRDFGAEERVYYCAGADTLLAVRAADPAAEIALTWTTLAPPRPALLDAVRPRWLNYRFGLANRDVVARTHRDGYLVSVWTPDTRRSMRRLLDAGVDSITTNRIDTLCALRKG